Proteins from one Esox lucius isolate fEsoLuc1 chromosome 19, fEsoLuc1.pri, whole genome shotgun sequence genomic window:
- the zmp:0000001167 gene encoding protein phosphatase 1 regulatory subunit 12A isoform X1: MAATDRSRSEAAKQRRQDQLQRWLGSETDQTGPGPGTRDVSTGTGSRRARVRFAQGAVFMAACSAGDREEVALLLRQGANINHANIDGLTALHQACIDENAEMVQFLVESGSDVNRGDNEGWTPLHAAASCGFIQITKYLIEHGARVGAVNSEGELPLDVATEDAMERLLKAEIKKQGIDVDMARREEERVMLADANAVLAGSGTLAPHPNTKATALHVAAAKGYIEVMKVLLKCGLDVDSRDVDGWTPLHAAAHWGQEEVCSLLADSMCDMAALNNVGQTPLEVADDALVETLEELTKKQNTLRSEKAKLSHPTVIETSPPLNTAPVRPRRTSISRMSSREKICLHEREKHPPPALTSSPPEEEEEEGGQSGGQSGGQTETQDQAKASSSSSSEEEEDESESDAESEKAKNREIINNLNNKRNSSAPHATSMATNPSGNTVKKDLGKPPVPEVPPVATGTAPGSWRTSLRKAGSSVTLCPSGGTDPSQEPTRGVSESGLGMTRSASSPRLSSDNATETKEPRTAWVNPTPTRRLFSVPDSHPDTTSSWLSRSSSYTRRLNSTGSDFSSSTPSLPRSSSYGRRLDDPTVTSTTGTGSSSSAGLNRLNILVAQRQAQEQAEKKEQGSVTSTSNSVTPTTGSSGSDLETKQRRKSYLTPVRDEEAEAQRKARSRHARQSRRSTQGVTLTDLQEAEKTMKTAQTDKGREKTKKEEEEKEANKKKAEEGEVSWRSRIASLQKSDLLGLTQPAGAPRPLTSSQESSAGGESESDRVTRESRERRRARARRRAQRAGESDDNDPSGEEEVGGNGQDPRHSGSRSDVSCNDYLDRGGGSETKDYKKLFEEVSRENGQLQSQLLDTQRTVSQTRLDLDKATQRQERFSDCSAMLELEKKERRMLEHRVAELEEELKVLGDLRADNQRLKDENGALIRVISKLSK, encoded by the exons ATGGCGGCGACTGACCGTTCCCGGTCCGAAGCTGCAAAGCAGCGACGGCAGGATCAGTTACAGCGATGGCTGGGCTCGGAAACCGACCAGACAGGACCAGGACCGGGTACGCGGGATGTGTCGACCGGAACAGGGTCGCGGCGGGCCCGGGTTCGGTTCGCTCAGGGAGCCGTGTTTATGGCAGCCTGTTCGGCTGGGGACCGAGAGGAGGTGGCGTTGCTCTTACGGCAGGGTGCTAACATCAACCATGCTAATATAGACGGACTGACGGCGCTTCATCAG GCATGTATCGATGAGAATGCAGAGATGGTGCAGTTCTTGGTGGAGAGCGGGAGTGACGTAAACCGTGGGGACAATGAGGGGTGGACTCCCCTTCACGCTGCAGCCTCCTGTGGGTTCATCCAGATCACCAA GTACCTGATTGAGCATGGGGCACGTGTGGGGGCGGTGAACAGTGAAGGAGAATTACCCCTGGATGTGGCCACTGAGGACGCCATGGAGAGACTGCTGAAGGCAGAGATCAAGAAGCAGG GCATAGATGTGGACATGgcgaggagagaagaggagcgTGTGATGCTGGCAGATGCCAATGCGGTGCTGGCCGGGAGTGGCACCCTGGCACCGCACCCCAACACCAAGGCCACGGCGCTGCATGTGGCAGCCGCCAAAGGCTACATCGAGGTCATGAA AGTGCTGCTGAAGTGTGGTCTGGATGTGGACAGCAGGGATGTGGACGGCTGGACCCCCCTGCACGCTGCAGCTCATTGGGGCCAGGAGGAGGTGTGCTCCCTGCTGGCTGACAGTATGTGTGACATGGCTGCACTCAACAACGTG GGCCAGACCCCCTTGGAAGTAGCAGATGATGCCCTGGTGGAAACTCTGGAGGAGCTGACCAAGAAACAGAACACT CTACGCTCGGAGAAAGCCAAGTTGTCTCATCCTACAGTCATCGAGACCAGCCCTCCCCTCAACACGGCTCCGGTTCGACCACGCAG GACCTCAATTTCTCGTATGAGCAGCCGAGAAAAGATCTGCCTCCACGAGCGAGAGAAGCATCCTCCCCCGGCCCTGACCAGCAGCCccccagaggaggaggaggaggagggaggtcaGAGCGGGGGTCAGAGCGGGGGTCAGACGGAGACTCAGGACCAGGCCAAAGCCTCCAGCAGCTCCAGTTCGGAAGAGGAAGAAGACGAGTCCGAGAGCGATGCTGAATCAG AGAAAGCCAAAAACCGAGAGATAATAAACAACTTGAACAACAAACGCAACAGCTCCGCCCCTCATGCTACCTCCATGGCAACCAACCCTTCAGGAAACACGGTCAAAAAG GACCTGGGCAAGCCCCCAGTCCCCGAGGTGCCCCCAGTCGCCACTGGTACGGCCCCTGGCTCCTGGAGGACCTCTCTACGCAAGGCAGGCAGCTCCGTGACCCTCTGTCCCTCAGGGGGCACTGACCCCAGCCAGGAGCCCACTCGTGGGGTGTCAGAGTCTGGCCTGGGGATGACCCGCTCGGCATCCAGTCCACGCCTCAGCTCTGATAACGCTACGGAGACCAAG GAACCCAGGACTGCCTGGGTCAACCCCACTCCAACCAGACGTCTCTTCAGTGTCCCAGACAGCCACCCAGACACCACTAGCAG CTGGCTGAGTCGTAGTTCCTCTTACACCCGACGCCTCAATAGCACAGGAAGTGATTTCAGTAGCTCCACCCCCTCCTTGCCTCGCAG CTCATCTTATGGACGCAGACTGGATGACCCCACGGTGACCTCGACAACAGGAACAGGAAGTAGCTCCTCCGCTGGACTCAATCGACTAAACATTCTGGTGGCACAGAG gCAGGCTCAGGAGCAGGCGGAGAAGAAGGAGCAGGGTTCTGTCACCAGCACCTCCAACTCTGTCACACCAACGACAGGAAGCAGTGGCAGTGACCTGGAGACCAAGCAGAGGCGCAA GTCCTACTTGACGCCGGTGCGTGATGAGGAAGCTGAGGCCCAGAGGAAAGCTCGTTCCCGGCACGCCAGGCAGTCACGCCGATCCACTCAG GGGGTGACGCTGACAGACCTTCAGGAAGCGGAGAAGACCATGAAGACGGCACAGACGGACAAAGGTAGAGAAAAGACcaaaaaggaggaggaggagaaggaggcaaACAAGAAGAAGGCTGAAGAGGGG GAGGTCAGCTGGAGGTCACGTATTGCCAGCCTGCAGAAATCTGACCTTTTGGGGTTGACTCAGCCTGCCGGTGCCCCCCGCCCCTTGACCTCCAGCCAGGAGAGCAGTGCAggaggggagagtgagagtgacCGCGTGACCAGGGAGAGCAGGGAGCGTCGAAGAGCCCGGGCCAGGCGGAGAGCCCAGAGGGCTGGGGAG AGTGACGACAATGACCCCAGTGGCGAGGAGGAGGTCGGAGGTAATGGGCAGGATCCTCGACACTCCGGCTCCAG GTCGGATGTGTCTTGTAATGACTATCTGGACAGAGGAGGAGGCTCGGAAACAAAGGACTACAAGAAG TTGTTTGAGGAGGTGTCCAGAGAGAACGGTCAGCTCCAGTCTCAACTTCTGGACACCCAGAGAACCGTCTCTCAAACCAGACTAGACCTGGACAAGGCTACGCAG AGGCAGGAGAGGTTCAGTGACTGCTCAGCCATGCTAGAGCTGGAGAAGAAG GAGCGGAGGATGTTGGAGCACCGTGTGGctgagctggaggaggagtTAAAG GTGCTGGGTGACCTGAGAGCAGACAACCAGCGGCTGAAGGATGAGAATGGAGCGCTGATCAGAGTCATCAGCAAGCTCTCTAAATAG